The Triticum aestivum cultivar Chinese Spring chromosome 4B, IWGSC CS RefSeq v2.1, whole genome shotgun sequence sequence TcatgggtttcagctctagcctatCCCGACTTGTTTGACActaaaaggctttgttgttgttgttattgttgttgtcgcCGTTATTGTTGTATGTGATTCTTGGCATTTTCCATGGAGATGCAGCTAACCAGTTTGTATCACTTGACTGGTATCCCATTTTAGAATATTATCTTGTGAAAAAAGGTCATATTACTATTACTTGTGGTGATGATGTCGTGTTGGTAACTGTTGGAACACGTGGGAATGTCTTAATTATTGCTGCTTTAGTGTATCACAGTGTTGTTTTAACTGTATGTATCCTATGTTTCTGTTGACACATTGTGATCATCCTCCATAAATATCTTCCTCCTGTTCTTTTTTGTACATAACAGTGCGGTACGACACCAATAGAAATCGCTGCAGACTCTGGAAGAAGAGAGCTCGTGGAGATTCTATTTCCATTCACTAAACCCATTCAATGTGTGCCAAGCTGGAGTGTTGATGGAATCATTACCCACGTAAAATCAAAGCACTTGAAGGACAAGGTACAAACTCAATTTGAAGCTCATTTATTTCAATGTTACAATTTGTAGAACCTTATGTTTGTCCTGTTCGTGAGATGTGTGTGAAATAAGGTGCATGTCATTTGTTCGTTATGGTGTGATATTCTTTTTCAACAGAATCTGCCTAGCAGCTACAATAACAAATATGTAGAAATAGTAGTGTGGAACCATCACTGGGACAATGTTAACTAGTCTAGTCCGGCAAATAAAATCAGGAAGTCCTGAACACATATGGTGAAACTCTGGTTAATAGGGGAGCAAGTACAAAATAGAAACATGATCCTATTAACTGGTTGCATGAAACAGAACATCATGATATTACTCACTGCAAGTTAGTCAAGTATGTTTTGCTGCGCATATTCATTTGCCATTGTTTGCTGGTTTTTAGGTGTCATCATTGCACAATTTTGCCAATACTGTTGCTTGGAGATGGAAGTACCATGTTTAGGGCATTCCAATTGTTTTCAACTAAACATGCTTATGAATTGAAGTGATAAAATTGTTGCTCTGAAGAGAGGGCTTAAGTACATGTTCTCTTAATGGTGTAGGACAAGGTAGGTCAAGATAAGAAGGCTGAGCTGAAATCACTTGGTGCAAAAGCAGTAGAGGAGAAGGACTACGCCGGTGCATCAAAATTCTACAGTGAGGTATATTGTTGTGGTATCATACCTTCCTACTGGACTTGTGGTACATAATTGACTGTTGGGCATGCCGCATGGATGTATATGCTCTACCCGTTTGAGCGCTTTGATTCTGGGATGACGGATCATGCTCATGATTTGGTTTGATGCAGGCAATCAAAGTGGATCCTGAAGATGCAACGCTCTATTCAAACAGGGGCCTTTGCCATCTAAGGATTGGTGAAGCACATGATGCtctggtggatgccaatgcttgcATAAGGCTGCGACCTGATTGGCCAAAAGGTTACTGGCGGAAAGGAGCTGCCTTAACAGCCCTCAAGGTCAGACAAAATCAGCGCATTGCTGGCCTTTTGCTTGCTTTTTACATGTCAACCCCGTCTCCTCGCGTGGACAATAACAATATGCTTCGTGTTTTTGTATCCTTAGGATCACAAGGAAGCATGTGATACGTACATGGCTGCGATGAAGCTGGATCCTGCAAGTCAGGAGATTCATGAAGCATTTTGGTAACTCTTCCCATCTCGCCTTTCGTTTTCTTCAACACGTCTTCTAATTCCAAGGATCCTTTAAATATAACTGGTTTTAACTTTGACTCCATACGTAACTTTGTCGTTATGTTATGCATATCATTATTCTGGCAGAATTGATAATCAAGTGAAGCATGATTTATTATCATATTGCGGGTGCACTCAAATAGTGTATATTTGCTTGCATCATTACTTTGGGGCTGAAATGCTTGGTAGTATTTTTTAAAAAGAAGTTCGGAATAGATTAAACTTGCGTAGCTTGAATCTAACACACCATGGTGGCTCCATAATAACCGGTGCTGCGTCTGACATTTTCAGGGACGCAGTTGCGGCAATGAAGGAGGAACTTGATGCTGAACAAAGCGGCAGCTCATCTGAATCTGATTAGGGCCTGCATGGTTGGGCTGGTTTCGGCTGTGCTCACTGGTTCCCTTCCGGCTTGTTTTACGTCTGGTGATCTCGTTTTTGTCTGAGAAACCGTGAAACGTTGCGTTGTTGCTACATGGCCATGGGTGCTTGCGTGTGCGAGCGCTTTAATCAGTTCTGGCACGTATTCATCCAAATCCGTCTAGAACGCTCATGATGCGCGTCATTTTAAACTTTTTCCCCACTTAGGCCCCGCTTGGAATGTTGTTTTTCTGCCACCCTTGTAACATTTTACACCTGTATTATACTAGTCTCAAACCGAATACATGCCACAGGGTTGTATTTCCATTCCGCTTCTAGCCTCCGCTTGGAATGTTGTTTTTCTGCCACCCCTGTAAGTTGGCTCCAGTTTCAATTCGGTTGTAAAATATACATGGCGCCCAAGTTGCAGCACTACATATATGTTCAAACATGCATGGCACCCAAATGTATAGCTTTTCAACAGCACAGACTTTCTAATACACACGTACAGAATTTTCAACAGCACAGACTGCACTTCCACACAAATTGCACAGGTATAAAATGAGCTAAATTTTTGATTTATATAACAGTACAACCATTGTTCATCTGTTTGTTTATCAGTATTTCTAGGTTTACATCAATCTGAACTTCGACAGCAGCTAACGAACTGAATTCTTGTGAAACTTTGGCAGCAGCTGTTAACTGGCAGGAGGGTTCGGGCTAATCATGACCAAGCAGGACGGCCACGTCGCCAAGGAGTACTCCGCCGCCGGTTGAACGGGGAAGGGGCGGGGAGGgatggcagaggaggaggaggagggaggataccttggtggagcagaggaggatgAGCGATTCGCCGTCACGGTCAGGTCACGGCTGCCGTCGCGGCCAGGAGTGACTCGCCGTCACTGTCGCGGCCAGGAGCGAGTCGCCGTCACCGTCGCGGCCAGGAACGAGTCGCCGTCACTGTCGCGGCCAGGAGCGACTCGCCGTCATTGTGGCGGCCAGGAGCGAGTCGCCGTCACCGTCGCGGCCAGGAACGGGTCGCCGTCGTCGGCGCGCCTAACCCCCGTCGTGGCCACCGTCTTCTGCGCCTCACCACGTCGCCGTCGCGAACGCCGTTGCTTGACCACCTCGTGGACACCAGCGCCGGCGCCTCCCGGCGGCGCAACTCGATCTAGGTCTCGAGCGAGAGGCGAGGTGGGGAAAAACGACGGCCTCTGGTCTGTATCGGATACCGGCCTGATACGGGTGTAAACGAGAAAACCAGTGTAAAACTTACAGCCCAAAAACGACATGCCAAGCACCAACGACAGGCCCATCCGTTTTTATTTTACGGGGGTATATTTTACAGGTGTATTGGGCCTTAAAACGAGGATCCAAGCGGGGCCTTAGGCCGCGCTTGCCGTCAATGTAATTGAATACAGATGTAATTTACTTACAGGTGTAACTTACTGGTCAAGAGCTATTTCCTGCCAGAAACCAAAACGACAGGCAGAGGCCTCTGAGTTTTTAATTCTTTTGAAAGACCCCGCATGCTGCTGGCATTTCATTGATTTAGAAGGAGGGAGCGGCAAACAGGGTTGATGAAGTGATCAGTGAATGAGATAGTACAATAGAAAATAAGGAGGTGTTTGTTTCCAAGTTTTTTGCCCGTCACCTGTTAACGCCGTAAAGGGAAAACAGTCCCCGCGTTTCGTAACTCCACACCGTAAACAGGTCCAGGCCAGTTATGTATCGATACCGCCCACCTCCCACCGGTAAAGACTGCGGTATCGATCTcatgccctcctcctcctccccgcacaACCCTCCTCCTTGTCCGCCACCCCCTCCTCCTTGAGCACCTTCGAGTCCTGCATCGGCGTCTCCATGACCCCCTTCTAGCCCCCCTTCGCCGCGGGTAGCGCTTGTGATCGGGAAGGGCCAGCTGCTCCTGAGATTGGAGGCGGAGCTGCTCCTGAGATTGGAGGCGGACGGCAGCGCACATGCTCGGGGACAGTCTGTGGCGCACAAGATCCGGCCGGCCGGCGACGTTTGATTTCGGGGATCGCCGGTGGCGCTTGATTTTAGGGACGGCCGATGGCGCTTTGATTTTTCGGGGATGGCAGTTAGCGCTTGACATCTTGGGCGGCTGGAGCCGAAAGATCAGGCTACTTACGGTGGGCATGCTGGCCAGTGAGCAGCAGGGACGGTAATCAATTCTTTTACCTGAAGTGAACCAAACAAACTTGGAGAAAACCCATTACATCTCCTTAAACGGTCTGATCTGATTACGTTAATGTTACCATTACCATTTTTGTAGCCAAACACCTCATAAATGAAAAAACCCGTGGGCGCTACTGTGGGCAATCCCTCGCATCACTTGCCCCAAAGGGGTGCTCAAAATGGAAACCGTAATCCAAACAGGGCCTTAGCCGTATTGGAGTCATCTTTGGCTCGCCTTTTCTGCATGGTTGGGAAGAAAAATAAATGATTTGGATGAGCGGTTGGGTGGGTATTACTTGTTTGACAGGGTATTGGCTGGACGCATGATCTCGAATAAGTTGGTGCCCTAAATTTGAAAGCAATTGATATACGGGATCCTATGGTGGAGAGGCGGGGAGGCAGATATGACAATCGCAAGTGTCGAGCTCGATTTTGGTCCCTAGAGGTAGAGGAAATGCGGCGAGGGCGGGGTAGAGGTTtgggtgttgggggggggggggttgcggtcAAATTTGGTGGCGCCATGCCGACCGACCGCCGAGAGCTTTGCAAGGAGCAGTGGCTTTGCTAATGGTAACGTGGGGGTCGTGATGGCTGCCAATGGATGTCGGAGGGTGGCAATGGGTTGGGGAACAGGCGGAATTGGGTGGTGACTTCCTGGGATTTAGTGGTGGTCGTGGTGGGCGTGCTGGATGTCTTGAGCGGCGGGGCCATGGGCGGTCGACGAAGTTGTGGCGGCGAGAACCAACCTCGGTGTGGGGTGGTGATGATCAGCGACAAGGAAGTTTCACCGGTGGTTGGGTTTTCGCCACGACATTTTTGACTTTAGGGCAGTCGCTAGAGGTGCTACAGGTTTGCAACACTTGTAGCAAAATTTTAGGGAAGTTGCATTTTTTTTGTTACTGTATAGAGACAGGGCATCTTTTTTACAATAGAGATAAGCTGTTTTGTGCCTCAAATGTCAGTTTGTTGGGCATGGCGGCTGTTTTTGGGTATCTGTTTGTGATGCTCTAATCGAAAGCAAATTTCAACATTTAACTTAGGACTTCCGGGCGTGTTTGGTTGCGTGCAGCTATTTGGCCCCCTTACTAATTGACTGAAAAAAAAGAAACATATTTGGTTCTTACATGTCCGGTCTCGATATACCGCGCTCGATGAGTGCGCCGTAATTGGCCTCAAGCCATACCAAGGACCATTGGCCAGCTGATTGGTCATCCTACATAATACAATAATCCATGCTTAGTCATAAAATTTACAGCAAATATTTGACATCTATACCTGCAATCAAAATGAATAAGGCTCTTAAAATGCATGTATTTGGACAAAGCCTACATAACACCACATGCATGACAATGCAACATCACACATTCATCCGTGCATATGCATTTCAATTTATCAAATATTATCATACACCAAAATGGTATTACAATTTGTCAAAGAAGTCAGGTGACGATGGCATATGCACATATCTATTCATCCATACAACCACATATGCACATAAGAGAAACATCCATACTTCCATGCATATGCACATTTTCCTTACTTTAACACTAATAAACTTTGGACGCCGATAATGTCCACACGTGTGGTCGTTAAGGGGTCTGGCCACACGTTTTGTGTGGTACCTAAAGAACCAGTCCACACCTCTGCGTGTGGGCGTTAAGGGGTCTGGCCACACGTTTTGTGTGGTACCTAAAGAACCAGTCCACACGTCTGCGTGTGGGCGTTAAGGGGTCTGGCCACACGTTCCATGTGGTACCTAAAGAACCAGTCCACACGTCtgcgtgtgggcaaaacaagtaatgcccacacgtCCGGTCTTTTGTCTCGCGGTCCCTCTCACATGCTTGCGTGTGTgcaaaatagataacgcccacatgcTCGTACTCACGgttccgcacgctccgcgtgacagtcaccacgcgtccccgcagttgccatggtccggactctcttccatgttcgtttaactgcagttgccatgttgttgaactacagttgccatggttgctcaactggaGTTGCCATCTTAGGTCGAGTGCCAGATGCCATTTTTGGACAACAAcagttgttgccatgtatggtttggtctactacagttgccattatttgaaaactttagcagttgccacctactaacactaggcagttgccatgtagcaatacaaaaaaggcatggcaaaaaacatgttcgggtaaagagagagttgccTTCTGCTTACAAGCACGCTAAGGCACACTAGTATAAAACAGGGCCTTTCATTctggccagataagcccattagtcccggttctgtcacgaaccgggacccatgggggcattggtcctggttcgtgaggccagggggcttgccgggcctcgtgggggcattggtcccggttcgtctagcccctttggtcccggttggtgggacgaaccgggaccaatgggcctcgctcctggcccaccaccattggtcccggttggtggcttcaaccgggaccaaaggtgtcctttagtcccggttcaagccacgaaccaggacaaatgatgtgcctatatataccccctcgctagcgagcagagcactccacactgctctattttttctggccggcgaggggagggctttgtggtgctctagctcaccttctatgcacatgaggtgttcgatggaatgccctagccacactacttaagatttctcctctccaagctcgacctccaagctccattttccttaatatttgtctaggtttagcggcccgtcacgtcccgtccccgtcttcaccgccgtcgatcgcccgcaccgatctcgtcgtcggcaccaccatggtgagcctcttgttcttatcttctttctgaaaggaaaaaaaaatcttacttgtatgtttagatacaTATTTGTataattttctttcttttattattgcttcttattatatagtgcgatggttttggtatccggccccgtcggccctcgtcctgtctacgattcggatgtggtatatattgtcttttataactatttggtttatttattgtttatgacaattatgccgaccaacgtgacataaattttatttatctaggaggtatgtgaatcggaaattccaatcaaccctattgtcgagaggttaaatttagttgaagaagaaacaaaaatcttgaaggaaaaaaaactaggaggagaagatgatattggagttgcatgttgcggatgtcgtcgatgatcacaagatcaagatggatgcaatgcgcttgaagattagaaagattagaaaacatgccattcataccgaggcttggtatcattatgtcgttagatcaattgttaccttggttgtgattatgatcgcatttgttttcgcattgaaatgttttacatagtttcaatgtatggtttaattaactagatgctctggagagctatatgttgttcaatcagagaactatgtatgtactttggttttaatgtgatgatgaacttctattaatttggtcacttaattatctattcatgatgttctgtaatggtttttgacacactcaattatatataatgcacgcaaatgaaccggcagtggatgtatggtgacagacacaccttcgagtacattaagggtgtgcataattttctcgaagtggttgaggcaaacaagcagaatgattttatatgttgtccatgccctatatgtgggaatacgaagttttactctgactcgaaaaccattcacacccacctgctttataagggtttcatgccacactataatgtttggaccaagcacggagaaataggggttatgatggaagacaacgaagaagaaaaggacgatgacaactatgtgccccctgaatacggtgatgctgcaacaggggaagctgttgaagatcaagaggaaccagacgatgtgtgatacgtccattttgcatcatgcttttatatcgatatttattgcattatgggatgttattacacgttatgtcacaatacttatgccttttctctcttattttacaaggtttacacgaagagggagaatgccgacagctagaattctgggctagaaaaggtttagagacctattccgcacaactccaaaagtcttgaaactacacgtaagttatttttggaattaataaaaaatactgagcgaagaaaataccagaggagggccacccaccgtccacgagggtgggggcgcgcctccctgccccgagggtcccctggcaggcctccggtgcccatcttatgctatatgaagtcttttaccctggaaaaatcataagcaagctttcgggacgagacaccgccgccacgaggcggaaccttggcggaaccaatctagggctccggcggagctgttctgccggggaaacatccctccgggagggggaaatcatcaccatcgtcagcaccatcgatcctctcatcgggagggggtcaatctccatcaacatcttcaccagcaccatctcctctcaaaccctagttcatctcttgtatccaatctttgtcccaaaacctcagattggtacctgtgggttgctagtagtgttgattactccttgtagttgatgctagttggtttatttggtggaagatcatatcttcagatcctttatgcatattaatacccctctgattatgaacatgaatatgatttgtgagtagttatgtttgttcctgaggacatgggagaagtcttgctataagtagtcatgtgaatttggtattcgttcgatattttgatgagatgtatgttgcctttcctctagtggtgttatgtgaacgtcgactacatgacacttcaccattatttgggcctagaggaaggaattgggaagtaataagtagataatggattgctagagtgacagaagcttaaaccctagtttatgagttgcttcgtaaggggctgatttggatccatatgtttcatgctatggttaggtttaccttaatacttcttttgtagttgtggatgcttgcaataggggttaatcataagtgagatgcttgtccaagaaagggcagtacctaagcaccgttccacccacatatcaaattatcaaagtaacgaacgcgaatcatatgagcgtgatgaaaactagcttgatgataattcccatgtgtccttgggagtgtTTTCCTTCATGtcagaatttgtccaggcttgtcctttgctacaaaaaggattgatccatcttgttgcaccttatttactttcattacttgttacccgttacaaattaccttatcacaaaactatctgttaccgataatttcagtgcttgcagagaatactttactgaaaaccacttgtcatttccttctgctcctcgctgggttcgacactcttacttatcgaaaggactacgatagatcccctacacttgtgggtcatcaatgtgcccgatgatgatccccgccgggtcattgttgatgcaaggagacagtgcgaaagtcaaaaggagaagctgaagttcgatcgcatgttagaggatcacaaaaaaagtttgtaccccaattgcgaagatggcaacacaaagctcggtatcgtactagaattgctgcagtggaaggcagagaatgatgtgcctgacaaaggatttgagaagctactgaaaatattaaagaagaagcttccaaaggataacgaattgcccgacagtacatatgcaacaaagaaggttgtatgccctctatgattggaggtgcagaagatacatgcatgccctaatgactgcatcctgtaccgtggtgcgtacgaggatttgaacgcatgcccgatatgcggtgcattgcggtataagatcggacgagatgaccctagtgatgttgacggcgagcgcccctggaagagggttcctgccaaggtgatgtggtatgctcctataataccacagttgagaCGCCTATTCAGaaataaagagcatgccaagttgatgcgatggcacaaaaaggaccataagaaagacgggaagttgagagcacccgctgacgggtcgtaatggagaaaaatcgagagaaagtattgggaggagtttgcaggtgacgcaaggaacatgtggtttggtttaagtgcggatggcattaatccttttggggagcagagcaacaatcacatcacctggcccgtgactctatgtatctataacgttcctccttggttgtgcatgaagcggaagttcattatgatgccaattctcatccaaggccctaagcaacccgacaacgacattgatgtgtacctaaggccattagttgaagaacttttacaattgtggattggaaacggtgtacgtgcgtgggatgagcacaaataggaggaatttgacctgcatgcattgttgtttgtcaccatcaatgattgacttgctctcagtaacctttcaggacagacaaacaagggataccacgcatgcacgcaccgtttagatgacaccgaaagtatatacctggacaaatgcaggaagaatgtgtacatggggcatcatcgattccttccgaccaaccatcaatgtcgatagaatggcaagcatttcaaaggcaaggcaggtcacccgaagaagcccgccatgcgtaccggtgatcacgtacttgctatggtcaatgatttaaaacTAATCTTCGGAAAAGGTCTCGGTGGACTATCTGtgccgaatgacgctgagggacgcgcacccatgtggaagaagaaatctatattttgggacctaccctactggaaagacctagaggtccactcttcaatcaacgtgatgaacgtgacgaagaacctttgcgtgaacctgctaggcttcttgggcgtgtatgggaagacaaaagatacaccagaggcacgggaagacctgcaacatttgcacgaaaaagacagcatgcctccaaagcagtatgaaggtcctgccagctatgctcttaccaaagaagagaaggaaatcttctttaaatgcctgctcagtatgaaggtcccgtctggctactcgtcgaatataaagggaataataaatatggcagagaaaaagtttcagaacctaaagtctcatgactgccacgtgattatgatgcaactgcttctggttgcattgagggggcttctaccggaaaacgttcgattagccattgtgaagctatgttcattccttaatgcaatctctcagaatgtgatcgatccagaaatcctaccaaggttaaggagtgatgtggcgcaatgtcttgtcagtttcgagctggtgttcccacaccatccttcttcaatatcatgacgcaagtcctagttcatctagtcgacgagattgtcattttgggccctggatttctacacaatatgttcccctttgagaggttcatgggagtcctaaagaaatatgtccataaccgtgctaggccagaaggaagcatctccatgggccatcaaacaaaggatgtcattgggttttgtgttgacttcattcctgaccttaagaagataggtctccctcaatcgcggtatgaggggagactgggtggaaaaggcacactaggaggggactcaataatatgtagggacgggcattcttagtctcaagcacactacacggttctacagaattctcccttggtgaccccgtatgtcgatgaacacaagaacattctacgctccaaacacccggaccagtgtgacgactggattacatgtgaacacatccatagtttcggcagttggttccaaacacgtctcaggcgtgacaacactgtttctgatcaCCTATACtcgttggcgagggaaccatcttcgactgtaatgacttacaaagggtacgagataaatgggaatacattttacacgaccgcccaagatcaaaagagcaccaaccaaaacagtggtatcCGCTTTGATGCAataaccaagaggggaaaggacacatattatggttacatagtggacatatgggaacttggctatgaatatgatattaaggtccctttgtttaagtgcaaatgggtcaatctatcaggatGCGGGGtgcaggtagacccatagtacggaatgacaatagtggttCTGAACAATCTGGGGGTacacagatgaaccattcgtcctagccaatgatgtggcgcaggttttctatgtgaaggacatgtctaccaaaccgagaacaagaaaagataaggaagcggatacatcatacgatgagccaaagcgccacatagttatttcaggaaaaagagacatcgtgggattggagggcaagacagccatgtctgaagattatgaaaagtttcatgaaattcctcccttcaaagtcaaggctgacccaagcaccctgttaaacgatgaagataatccatggttacggtgcaataagcaaaggacacaagcgaacaAAAAGTGAAGATtttctatcaacaactattatgatgatgcctttgatctagtatatcactgcagttacatgtgaacatatgaaatcccttttgtaacagatgagtttttgtccgaaaccctgatacttccaaagagattgcc is a genomic window containing:
- the LOC123090654 gene encoding poly [ADP-ribose] polymerase tankyrase-1 isoform X3 gives rise to the protein MPVAPVVNLHVETSGAVLSNCPPPLGCAALSGECVAARYLLNHGADPNKIDGAGLAPLHCAAKNGNEEVMRLLLSRGASVDIDDVFQGTPLHTASSFGNAGALKILLDHHADPNRVSQVSGTPLIMALDSTKHGVSESDTLNCVKLLVKAGADMNSANPKTPLVVAAMYGLADCIKYLLEAGANPNIPDKQCGTTPIEIAADSGRRELVEILFPFTKPIQCVPSWSVDGIITHVKSKHLKDKDKVGQDKKAELKSLGAKAVEEKDYAGASKFYSEAIKVDPEDATLYSNRGLCHLRIGEAHDALVDANACIRLRPDWPKGYWRKGAALTALKDHKEACDTYMAAMKLDPASQEIHEAFWDAVAAMKEELDAEQSGSSSESD